The genomic window AGCGACAGCACGCAGAGCACAGCGATCTGCGCCACGCGCGACACCCACAGGCTGCGCTCGTCGGGCGTCAGCCCCGCGGGGACCCCGTCGGTGGCGGCCAGCGGCGCGCCCCCGGGGCAGCAGCCCAGCCACGTGCCCAGCCCGTGGCTGCGGTTCCCCAGGgtggccccgccgccgccgcccaaGCCGCCCGCCGCCTCCAGGCCGCTGTGGTTCAGGAAGGTCGCGTTCATCGCGACTCGGCGCCCGGGGTCTCGGCGCGCCGGCCGGGGCGCGCGGGGAGGCTGGCCGGCGCCCGCGCTCCCGGAGATGCTGGGGTCCAGCCGcgggcggggagaggggaaggcGGGAGGCCGCCCGCGCGCCGGCACCCCTCGGGCCGCCTGGCCCTGGGCACCGGGCGGGAAGCGGCGGCCCGGAGGAACGAGCAACAGGCTGCGCGGGAGCTGGAGCCGGAGAGCCGAGCGCGGGTCGCGGTTGCCTGCTGCGCGGCTCGCCggccccgccgcccctcccctagcaacggccccgccccctcccgcctccttcctgctcccccccccccccctgcggcgcccccccccccccggagtcCTCCGGGTCCGAGAAGCCGGCAGCCCCGCCCCAGGGGCAGTGGCGGAGGGTTTCGGGCTGGGAAATCTCCCCGAGGCGCCCATTCCGGGAATCGGTGCTCGTGGCGGTTCAGCTCCTCCTGAAGTCGGCCCTAAATTTCTGCTCCGCTCTTTGGCTCCCAGTAAACCTTCCTGGACATCAGAGAAGTAGCTCTCACCCCCGGCGTTGgctgccctctcctctctcccttctccattgGGGCGGTGGCGCTGAGTCCGAGCGGTCCCGCCACGCCCCTACCCGCTCCTCGCTGCTGTCCCAAGGCTGAAAGCTGTGGCTGCGGGGCGTGCTGTCTTcgtccttcccaccccacccccatcctgacccatttgattttttgtttttaattcaaaaagaAGTTATTgaggtctccccccccccccgccccggttcCTTTTGGCAAAAAACGCACTATTGCAAACTAGAAAGTATGgattagcaaaatgaaaaaaatcgaAAACCTCAAAATCCTACCCCCCAGAGTGTCGACGTTACCACCTTGGTACAAAatctgggctttttttctttgcGAGTCTCCATACATTTATTCAAATAGAGATGCATTGTTTTGTCATTTAATTGTGTATCTTTTCGTAGTGATAAATATTCGTCTACAACAGTGGTTCTGAATATTCTGGAGGACTTATTATGTCGGGGTTGGGAGCCCCAGAATGTGCATTACTAATACGCTCACAGGTGATGTTCATGCTGCTTCCGGGTCCTGCTTTGAGAACTACTGATCTGTAATACAATTTTTAGTGAAGGAATGGTGTTTCAAGGGTAGAGACTACTACCATGTATTTAaggaagatgtttatttttggatattttagtTGGCCCCCTTTTTTTGCATCAGAACCAATATTACCATAAAGAGCCTGTATCAAAGTGTAtgcaaaaactatttttttcttgattttttgaaCAATGgacccacagaatccaaagaTTACATCCTACCAAATTGCTCTGCAGAAATGAACCAGTTTACACTGCAGCCCTATGGGGAAGGCGGGGGGCATTGCCCCCGATCCtggttattgtcattattttcataatctttgcCTGTGTTTATGGGATGTGGGATGGTTTCTCATCCTTGTATAATTTGCATTCTTTGAGctgtggagaaggaaggaaagcatcTAGGAGTCTTTGAGTCCAGGCAGAAGATCCTGTGGGAGGCTTAGATTCCGCTGGTGGTGGCGGAGGGAAAGACCTGAGGATGGAAAGGGCTTGGCAAGTGGGTGTGAGGGTACCCAGGATGTCCTCAGCATGGAGTATCTCAAAGCCACCGCTCCGCCATTAGAACTaattcacgtgtgtgtgtgtgtgtgtgtgtgtgtgtgtgtatctcctgGGAAGCTATTAAGTTTCTCATTTTAAACAtgaagaagggtgcctgggtagctcagtcggttacgcatcagACTCTCGGTTTGGGCTtgggtcacggtctcgcggtttgctgagtctgagccccacgtccggctctgtgctggcagtgcagaaccttcttgggatgctctctcttctccttctctctctgcctctccccccactcacagtctctgcctctctccaaataaataaactttaaaaacatttaaagatgaagaaactgacacacgtaaatacacacacagagacacccaGGAGAGATTGACGGATAGACCTGGCTCACTTTCCTCCATCCTGGAAAAGCCGCTTGGGACAAGGGCACTCACAATTTTCTGGGCAGGAGTCTCCCTGCCCTGACTACCCCCCAGAGCCAGGATAGAACAGGGAGACAGCAGGTTCCTGATGAGATATTTTGTTCCCTGCTTTTGACCAGTTGGATTTCTTTAGAGAAATTCTTGGTTATGTCCTTTGTCCATCGTTCTCCTGAGACCAACCCCCGACCTTGAATAATATACTCTGGACGTGGAGCCCATATTCTTGACTCCATCCGGCTGAGGTCAGGCTGCCTGTGGCACAGAAAGCAGGGGCGGGAGGAGTAAAGGTGGGGTCTAGGGGCCTGCGTACTCCAGCAGGAGGCTGTGAGGAGACAGATGGCTGACCTTCcctttattaagcacctactatacGCTCAGTGCATTAAATATATTACCTCACTGTTAACCAGCCCTTGGTTCCACTGGACTGTCCTCTTgacatgagaaaacagaggctcagagtggTTAATTGGCTTAttgaagatcacacagctagttaagcatcagagccagaatttgagcCCAGCCCTGTCCTGTTCCAAAGCTATGTTCTTAATTATTCCCACTCCCCTCTCTTCCATCATCCCTGCGCTGGTTTCTGTAGCTACCTGCGGGGAAGAGGAAGGTGCTGTCTTTTTGACCTGTggtcaggaagggagagagagaacatgggctTGTGCAAGTAAGCAAAGACCACCCAAGTGAGAGCAAGCAAAGGCTGTGTTTTCAGAGCTCGCTACCACAAGGGAGTCAGCCCCCATCGCTTGAGTTTGGAAGAGAATTGAAGGCCGGCCGAGGAATAGGAGATCTTTATAATGGGAGACAGGGAAGGCTTCAGGTTCTGCTCAGAGGCTGTTGGCATGGAACCTGTGGATGTGCTCGCTAGAAAGGGGGGTGCCCTATGTGATTGGGTTCGGGGAGCATGTTTGGCTTTTCCCAGTTTGTCCTACGTTGGAAGCAGGGGCAAAATGAGGGAAGCTGTCGGCTGTTGGTCCAGTCTCGGCTGCGTCTGGGCTATTACTACACGGGTAATAACTTCTGGCTTCCCAGACTAATGGCAGCAGAGAGTGGTTTCCCTCCTTGGCTGTTGCTACAGGAAGTGATCAGAGTTCTGTTTTTCTGTATGGCGTGGCCCCTGTTTGTCTGTGTATCTGGTCTCTCAGACTCCTCCCCAGAGTCCTGGAGGAGGGGCCTTCCTGGCCTGGTGCTGGCCAGAGGCTCCCTGCCTCgggctccctcctgccttctGCCCTTTCTGGAGCCCCTGGTTCCAGTAAGTTTCCTTGCTATTTGCTGTGCACCGTCTCAATTCTCATAATAGCCCCCAAAGGGAAATTATATTCGTTATCATTGCCGCACCATAGCTCATCCccaaatttagcaaatattgaAGATTTCACAGTTTTCTGAGGGCCAGGAAGCCAGAAGCGGCGTAGCTGGGTGGTTCTAGCTCAGGGTCTCTTGTGAGGTTGTAGCCCAGGGGTTGGTGGGGGCCACAGTCACTTGAAAGCTCGCCTGGGGGTAAAGGGTTGGCTTCCAAGATGGCTGCCTGACACAGCTCTTGTCTTGAGGCCTCAGTTTCTGCCCAGGTAGACCTTTCCACAGAGCCCCTCTTGAAGAACGTGCTTGGCGGTGGGCCACGCGTGGGAGGGGTGGAAGAGTGAGCTTGTAGAGGGCAGTGGGTTAGCTATCATTGTTATGTAAGCTTCATGGCAACCTCATAGAGAGAAACCATTagccccatttgacagatgagaaaatggagcctCTGGAAGGAGAGAAATTTTGCCTGAGGACACAGAGCCTGTAGCTGATATAGCCAGGATTTAAGCCCTTCTCTACCTTAAAACCTAACCCTAGCTCTTTCCAGCCCTTGGTGTGCGtccaggggggtggggtgggcttcGTTGTTAGGGAAAgacgcccctcccccagtccccagagcctccaggaggCCTCAGGAGCCTGAGAAGTTGTCTGTCAACTGGGTTGCCTTCTCTGCTCTAGAGACAAGGAAGCTGGTGCCTCTGGGCCCAGCTGCCACCCACACAGGACTATTTTTACCCTCCACCTCAGTGACAAGTCTGCATCTCCCCGCTCTGGAAAGGCCATCTGGGTAGTCTGGCTGTCCCAGGAAGAGCCTCCATCCTGAGGCCACTGTTTATGCCCCGCTGTTCCCGCAGCTGTTTCTAGATGAACCTGTAGCTCTCCGGCATGCCTTGGCCAACCGAGGTCAGTACGATGCCTCCATCCCCTGGattcctgtcagcacagagccctacgcagggttcgaacccacgcaccgtgagatcgtgacctgagcccaagtcagacacttaacccactgcgccacccaggcgccctggggccATTTTAACGATATGAATGATTTTCAGACTACACACAGAAACACTTGAAAACTGCAAATACATGACTGTTGTATAAGGTACTTCAGGGAGTCTGAGAACCTTTggacataatttattttctgaagtgGTCTCAAACAACCCCCTAGGATCCTGCGTGTGCTATTCATTTGTTTGGCAAACTCTCCCCGAGCTGGTAAAGGTTGCCTCCTGCCAGGTTCCTGTCCAAATGATCTCATGTTTCACCCTGGCAGACGGGAAGTTAATAATGTTTTACTGCCCCTctcacagaattaaaataaacacaattgtCAGGTTCAGCCTTTGTCCCCCATGCAAAGTGGAAAGcagaggagcccccccccccccccccccccccacccggcgGCGGGGGGCCCGGCAGGGGGGCGGGGCCCGCGCGGCTACGGGGGAGAaaccccggcccccccccccccccccccgcaaagcagcaggagggagagacacGGAAGGGGTTTCTGTGCAGTAGTAGAAAGGGGGCAGCGCCTGTGTCAGTAGCAGGGCAGACAGCTGAGACACAGATCATGGGGGATGGTGGAGCttcgcacccccctccccccacctcccctccccccacctgtcCGATTTGTGTTTTGGAGAATACCTGGATATGGAAGACCTAGGATCTATTTCTGCTTCTGCCCCTAATTGACTGTGTGCCCTTGAGCAAGTTAGTCATTCTCCCTGGGCCTCGATTGGCTCATCTGTAAATCAAGGGACCTGGATCAGATCATCTTCAGTAAAACtgcatttacaaaaacaggtagtgGGTCAGACGGGCCATGGTCTGCCTTCCTCGGCTCTACATTTCCTGAGGGGTTCAGAGAGCATGGCGCCCAAGATCTGTGCCTGGTCTGCACCTAGAGCGCTGCCTGGGCCCCCATTACCCCAGCTGTGAAATAAGGAGCATGATTAATACCTGCGTCCCGTGAACTGCCCCTTAGAGGTGACACTGACCAAAAGAGGTCTGTTTAatacaggacttctcagagcctttaatatgttgGTGTGCATTGTGAATttcccggggcggggcgggggaggggatgcAGGATGCAGCATTTAACTAACACAAACTAATATTTTTTGCACGATGTACCTTTCAGCACAGTTTGGGAAATGCCCTGTCATCTCCCTAGAGTctcagttttcttccttccttgtaaAACAGGGATGATGACAGCACCTGCCCCCTAAAGTGTCGGGATAGCTGAACGGGGTAGTGCCTGGAAACAggcctggcacagaataaatgttcaataaatgctggtAGCTATTATTTCTAATAAGGTTCTTCCTTTCCAGCTCTGGCATTCTTTTCTTCCAACTGGAGCATGTAATTAAACTCCAAAGCATCTGGCCTCCCCTGTTGAAAGAACAAgcccagaggaaggaaaaaggaagagaaagatccCTCTGGATTGTCCATTTGTGCACCGGCCTCACCGCCCGCCGGTTGTCACAACAGGGGAATGTAGCAAGATGCCAACCCCTAACGACAaggcttggggcgggggggagtctGGGGATCCCTGCTCAGCTCAGATGCGGTGGGGCATATTTGAAAGGCACATTGGGGAGAGGTGGGATCAGTGTCGCTTTAGAGTCAAGCAGAGGAACCCAACCCCATCCTGCGTGGATCAGCTTCCCTTTCCCACTGTCCTGGGCACAGCGATCCTGGCCACGTTTAGGTATGTGTGACATGCTAGGGGAACAGTGACAGGGAGAGCTGAGTCAGAAACGGCACGTAGGAAAATTCAGGCAAGGAAAGGCAATCCCAGAGAAACAGCATCTGCGGTGGCTTAGAAGCTCACGGGAGCTCGGGCTGTAGTGGCAGGGACCCAGGGGTGGGGCGGTAATGCAGAGGACTGTCAGGGGAGAAGGCTAACGAGTGCACAGGCCAGGACACCAGAGACTTTATTAAAGTCGGCCGTAAATGTCAGGTACGTTCCCCtgtaggaaacacacacacatacacacacacacacacacacacacaactcactcacccttttctgcatttttcaaaattttgaccGTGAACATGTATAGCTTTTATAAGAAGCATGTTcatttattagaagaaaaaaataatatttttgaaaaagaaaagaaaatgatcacCCTTGCGACCATGCGGAGAccagtcgggggtggggggctgcagtTGACCAGGCGAAAGGCAGTGATGAGCAATTCCACTCacaggtatatacccaaaagggTTGAAAGCTGGCACAAATGCACgttcatgaatgttcatagcagtgttacTCACAATAGCCACAAAGTAGACTCAAAGcaccaaatatccatcaacagatgaatgggcaaacaaaatgtgatctatccAGACAATGGGACATGATTCATACAAAGTAGTGACACGTGCCACAACGTGGACAAACCTTGAAAATGTTCTGCAAAGTGcaagaagccagacccaaaaggtCGTATGTGGTACGACTTCGTTTATATGAAATCCCCAGAGTGGGTTAAGTCCACAGAGGCAGAATGCAGACCGATGGTTGTGAGGGGCTGACAGAAGAGAACGGGGAACAACAGCTTGACAGGTATGAGACAAAGAAAGTCCCAGCACTTGGAACCCTGAGCTGTCCCACAGTTTGGTAACACAGCTTGGTAAGCCTTTCAGTCCCTCTTTGTGAGTTAAGCTACCTCAAGCTGACTTTTGGTCACTTACACCAAAAAAGTTCTATCTTCTTCACCTGATACATTCTATAAGCCTCTTCGCCAAAGTTCTGGAGTCGAGAACAAGGtgatcaaggggcgcctgggcagctcagtcggttaagcgtccagcttcagctcaggtcacgatctcacggtctgtgagttcgagccccgcgtcgggctctgtgctgacagctcagagcctggagcctgcttcggattctgggtctccctctctctctctcagcccctcccctgcttgtgctctgccttcctctctcaaaaataaataaccatgaaaaaaaaaaccctttttttaagtataccttttgttttgaaataaaatacaggaacAAGCACCTCATCCATACAAGGTGCTCCCAGATCATCTGTGACGCCTGCCACTGCAGCCCAGCAGGGAGGCAGGCTCATGGAGACACCGGGGCTCCGTGAGTTAGGCAGGCTGAGTTAAGCCTCCTCCAGTGTTTCCTGGGGTGAGTGTGCCCACATCACAGAATCAGAGGCACGAACGTGCAATTTCCAGCACGAGGTAGGTGCTCAACCACGTTTGCTTCTCTCTCCGCAAGCAGCTCACAGTGAGAGCCTGCAAGCAGTCACCTTAGTTGTTCTTGCAGAAGGAAAAGGATTGGCTTTGCCCAAAGTGGGTCCATAGCTGCCGGTCCCCGGTGCCCGTGCAGCTGTGCTAGCCAGCAGCCGCCGCTCATCAGCTCTGGCTCGG from Panthera uncia isolate 11264 unplaced genomic scaffold, Puncia_PCG_1.0 HiC_scaffold_1212, whole genome shotgun sequence includes these protein-coding regions:
- the RPRML gene encoding reprimo-like protein encodes the protein MNATFLNHSGLEAAGGLGGGGGATLGNRSHGLGTWLGCCPGGAPLAATDGVPAGLTPDERSLWVSRVAQIAVLCVLSLTVVFGVFFLGCNLLIKSESMINFLVEERRPSKDVGAAILGLY